The genomic window TACAAACGTGCTGACTGCTGAGCACAGCAGACTTTACTGATGCCATAGTGGGTCACAGAGGAGtaagtgagggagggagagagggagagtccCAAACAATACATCAATTTAAAGAGACACGCAAGAGAAACGCACACAGGATGCAACCTGcctctccccgtgtgtgtctctgcgtctcgcacagacacacagactggaGGGCATGAAATATGCAGCACATGTATCAGAGTCAATCAGCCAACACGAGCCCTGCAGTCTACCACTCCCCTGGGTAGCAGGAGTGAGAGATCGAGGAGGAGGGATTCCTGTGTAGTAGACATGCAAACCTTACCAACCATTTAGCAAAGCTAGCAGGAGgcatcacccacacacacaaatacacatacacacactgtccacCAAATGAAAAGTTTCCCCTTTGTAGTGCTAATTAACTCTATAAAcccattttaaataacaaaaatatctaTCTGGTTTTCGCTCctatttgtttctctttggaAAGAGTTGAGATATTTATTAACCATCTGCCAGGAAAGATAAAAGAAGATTGATTAAAGTGGGCACTGGACACGAGGATGTCCATACAGAGACTTATGCTTGACCTACATGAAAGTAATTAGGGGCCGTAAACAGTGACGAAAATAACTTTGTGACTGTAGAGAACGTGCACATAAAAGCAGGCTAGATACCTGAGGTCAGACACTGTAAAATTCCAGAAGTTCACGGTCCCCAGATGTCTTACCACTGACTTTAGTGTTTCTTTGACTTCTACTCTGGCACCACCATGAGGTCAAGATTTGTAGTTTTGAGTGACATCTAATTAAGCTAATTGAACTATTGGATGGATTGCTGAGGAATGACTTCCCCTTTCCTTCAGCCAGGAGCATTGTAACATGGTAGATATCTTGCTTTTGTGAAAAGTcccttaaatgttttcattgcaGTGGTTGGAAACCTCTTAACCAGGTCCACTATCTTTGGGTTGGTTCGATGTCACAACTGAACAAGGGCTTGGACCCAATTGTACaacttgaaaaataaacaatctttTATTATGAAAGTGCAAACAAAAACCACTCTTTTGAGGAAAgctaacaaacagaaaaccactcctctgagggaaaaaaatactaGCAAAAACAAGGGTTTGGCAAAGTatcaaacaataatacaaaaccAGACGAGACAGGGGCATGGAACAAACGCTGAAGAATGGCACGGGGGTTACACTGGTTCTTAGGTACACAagacaagacgaactggcaacagacaaagagagacacagaccaTATACGCACACATGataatggggaacaggtggaaaaaGGGGAAGGGGCAAGTTACCTGAAATGGGAGGAGAGTgaaatttcaaaacaaaaacaggaaaccacaacaactaaacacaacCAGCTTTCTTGGTCATGACACCGGATCCCATTTGCCCAGGGTCCTCAAAGTCTCTAGAAACATCACTACTTTCTACAAAAGTACTACAATAAGGTAAAAATCATTGACTGTAGATAAAGGTGGACGTAGTCTTTAAGTTTGAAAAATGAAGCCCAGCAAGTCGcagtcagccaccagggggcggcTCTGTcagttgcaaaaagaactacGCAAATtcatggtctcaatcactattGTCAGATCTTCTTCAACATGATGTCAATTATTTACCCCAtgtagaggaaaatagacaataaagcacagcatATATTGGACACCAGTGAGACTGAGAGCTGGTACGGTTGCAGGTTACATCTGTGAACTTCTGCTTGCAAAAACTGACGACGTCAGTCAAATCTCACATTCTTGACGCTTGACAACTGGGAACCAAAACTAGGGATGCAACCATACCACTTTTTTCTGAGGTACTATTAAATTAAAACCGAGTAATTGcttattttgattatttgcctcaaaataacaaaacaaaaacggtAAATActgtttaaacatttacagtccTGTCCAAAACTATTGGAAGAGTACACTTAAAGCAATTAAGTTTGAAATCAGAGATCAGTATTCTGCTTTTCCCCCCCAGTTATTGAGATCAATATATGTTAAACAACTTGGAAGATAGCCTCGCTTGTTATGGAACACCAAATTTTCAGTAAAGGAACTtggatttaaatgaataatacttAAAATTAAGTGGCCAATCCATGGCTGTGGTTCTTCAGGTGTTTATCAAATTAGTTGTGTTGAAGGAGCTACGTTTTGCCTCCTCCTCTTAACAGTCTCGCGGAGCGCATGTGGGCGGTCTGCTCTCCTTTTGTCATCATGGCTTATCTTTATTAAGTATTTCCAAACGGCTGAAATTGCGACACATCCGCTCATTGCCACACACCTGCTCAGCTCACCTGAAGATTCGTAAAGTGGTGTCGTGCAGCATTATCGGTGTAGTTTTACCAATATAAATACGAGTATGCGAGGGCAGCGTCGGAATCCAATACCCGATACTGGTATCAATATCAGTGCATCCGTACCCACAACTTCACATCAACGTAAATCCTGCATCGTTAGCTGTTTGTGCTCATGTTGGCAGGCTAATACTGATAAACCTAAGCATTTTTCATTAGCACATTAACGTGCTGCTGATAGCAATTTggtaaaaacactcacacagcaaACACTACCAGTCAGGTAGTGTTGTTGGCAACACTCAATTCTCCTTCACTAAAGGATTTTATTCATAAAAGGGTGTGACAGCAATGCCATTCACTGAAAAATGTCTATTTACACCTGGATTGCCCTATAATCTAACCATGCCTACAGTGAATGGCCTGCACTGTCCCCAGAGGGAAGGCTATCGGGGGGGGACACATAATCTTTGTGCTTGGTGAGTGAACCAGGCTGTGTCAggtgttggaggaggaggaggaggagtaggtCGCTCAGGCATGTGGCACACAGGTCTGGCACTCGATTCTTTGAGAAATGAGACCAAAGCTCCACTGGGAAACAGGCCTTCACTAAACTGTGGATGGCACAGACACAGATCTGACCCTTCTGCGAGGACTTGGCCACAGGATTGACCCATTAGAGGGGAAACCCATGAGCGGCTCCCAAGTGTGGAGGCTACAGATTACTGGAAACATCATTAGCCCTTTCTTTGTTGGCTCCTGTATGGATATTCACACACAATGTCTGCCACACATCAAGCAAAACAGAGCCAAACAAGGGTTTCCTGTCTTTATTGACAAGCGCTTTAAGTGCTTATAGCTCAGGAATCTGATGCCTTCAGACAAAGACAGccatatcattttgaattatgtAGGAACAAGATCTGAATGGTATCATTAAAATCATATCTATAATACACAATGCACACGATCATAACATCTACAATGTAACGCATGCCACAATGTAAAACTGCTCATCtgcaaaacacattaaaaagggATCCTTTAGCTACATGCATGCACAGCAGAAAAAATGATGTCAAGCTTCACAGTAAAGGATCCAAAAATAGCCGCTGTCCCAGTTGGGGATAACATATGTAGGCTCACGAAAGCCCATGATAATCTTTTAATTTAGGgaagaacaaaacaattaaaacagaaaacacaatggaACAATCTGTGTCAGAACCCAGAGTGGAAACAAAGGGAATTAGGACACTTTGTGTGCCACAGCAAATAAATGATGTGATGGTATAATATTTAGGGTTCTGCAGTTCCCCGAGGATGTGCTTCTTCTGTATTGTTGAGTTTTAATTGCATGGAAGCATTTTTTcatgcacagagagaaaaaaaagaagtgatcTGGAACCGTGACCTTGTCTGTCACTTTGATGCCTGTCGATGAAGGTCATAAACTGTTCCCAAAAGTGCCTCCTATACCAGCAGCATAACAATGTCCTTCTTTGTTGTTATCACAGTGatatgaaatgttaaaataaagacatgaaccgCCAGCACTAAACACCACTCAGATTGTTAGAATAGCACGTGGATATCAACAAAAGTCCTAATTTACATAATGAAttgacataaaaaataaaagaaacacatctGTCTTCTCTGTCACAGAGATCCATTCACATGTTAATAACTAACactagaaaaacacacacacatcaaggcatatatttatataacaatTGAGAGTGACAAATGAAAagttttgtgtctttaaacCCAGATAACTTCTCACATATCTTCAATCACCTGCCAAAATCAATGGCACCTTTCCTTCCTCATGCATGTTTAACCAACCCCCCCGGGTTACTGGGGACACGCTTCAGTGCTTGTGTTCTCCCTCAGGCTATTGCTGGCAGTCATAGATGATGCTtcagctgcttctctctgtttctccccTTCCATCGCTcatcctgtcttttttttgttctctgccTGCTGTACATCTTCACAAAGACTTTTTAACTGTTAGTCTGGCTTATCATTTCAAAGGGTATCAATGAAATGCTTTGTCACAAATAAGCCAGATTCCACAACCCTTAGTCCATATACACAGTGTCCTTTTTCATATAAAATCAtatctactgtatgtatatttgATTTTAGACATATCCAAGTCTTATATCATTACTAGACTCCCATTTTGTTTGGGTGATATCAGCTTTAAATGTTCACGAcctaataataaatgataagaaaaaaaacaaataagaggCATAATTGGCATAAAACCAAAGCAATGTGATTCAGCAAAATGTTTTCTAATATTTTCTCATAATACTTTACCTTGTACGACTATCACTTATTACTCCCAAACCAAAGTGTTTTGTCATTCTGAAAGAAAATCAGTATAGATTGGatacactgcatttttaaagatttttgtAACCACCTCTCACTCAATATTTTTTTGCTGTACCCAGGAAACTTTCTCACACTGTGACGTGAAAGTGAAACAGAGGGCAAAGCAGCATCATTTAAATCTTGCCCTTGACATCAAACTAAATAATGTGATGCTGAGAGAGCAATCTACAGGGAgggaaatatgtaaatatgtaaatatgtcacagtaCTATAGGCTGCACAGGGCAAACTGTCACAGTGCAACACTATAACCCAGTGCAGTGTTTCCTGCCTAGTTTGGGCCGTCACACACTAGACCAGGACACCAATCCTTTTGTTGGTTTTTCACTCTGACAGATGTAGTTTCATGGCACATGACAGACACCATGGTTGGCAATGAATACATGTTAGGCATGAAGTCATGACCTGCTAATCCCGCTAAAAGAACAAAAGCCATCATCCATCCCAGTCAATACATTTACACgtataaataacaaacaatggAACATAATGATTCTCCAAACACACCTGGTTGGTTTATCTGTTTCAAGGGTTCAGGCACAGAACCGACAGCCTTACTTATTTTCCCAAAGCAAACAAAAGGGACATTATCTGGTTAACACCTTCTTGTACTTAATAATGAGTTTCAAGGAGAATGACAGTTGGTTCATTCTTCCAGCCAGAAGAAATGTTGCCCCAGATTTGGTTTGACATGAAACCACCATGTGAACTCAGTGAGCTTCCTCTCAAGACTGTGGGTTAGAGTCTAAATGGATGTCAGTGACCCACCAACAACAATGATCGCAACCACCAAGACAGAAGTGCCAAGTATTGGTATAACTACTGTTTACAGTGGCCAGCACGTGGCTTTCACACCTCTGCGGCCatgaagtgctgctgctgctgctgctgcagctggggGGATAAAGTTGGAGCTTCCTCATGGTGATCAcaagtgaaaacacaatttctacACAAAATGGTCATGACACCACATTAAAGCTTGTGTGCAGTATTATAGAGAAggaccaccatcatcatcagcagcagcagctcacagctACAGCTCAGGAGTGTCATGGTTTAAAACATCTGTCTGACCCCAGAgttgtgtttttggacttgGAGATAAAAGCATTCACTTGTACACGCACATGCAAGCCAGTGAAAGACGTACAAACAGCCCACAGAAGCCATGCAGTGgctttcctcttcttcatcctgcACCCAAACCAGGCACGTGAGGACAGTCACGATAATCAAATAACCTGTTCCCACCTTTAGGACACTGGGTCGTGCAGAAAATAATAGCATGACTCTGCTTACTGcaccccacccctcctcctcttctttctcctcctgctcctccacctcctctctgctctcaggAACGCAGGACAAGCCCTTTTCCCCGCATTCAAGGCGTAGCGGCGCAGAAATAATGTGAAGGACACCCCGcctccccccccctctttcCCTCACCTGGCATGTCGTCTTCAAAATCCATGTCGTCCTGTCCCTCGTCTTCATTACTCAGCGACCCCGGCATCTTTAGCTCATAGCCCCCCAAACCCCCTTTTAGACTGAGGATACTGAAAGTTAACCCTCCACACGCCGCAGCTCAGCCTCTTTCttcaaccaaaaacaaatctattcGTCGCTcaatttacaaaaaagaaattttaaaaatgtcctctTCTCCAGGAttagcaaaataataataataacaataatttgaatatatttttattcCACTGATCTCTATCCAGGTCCTCCAGtctgaaaaataagaaagacaaaaatggaACACACATGCCCAGATTGTGACGTCTGGTCTGTTGCCATGACGATGCATCCCATAATTTCACCCACAACTAGTTAGTCATGCTCCCCTGGTTACAACTTCAACTAGTAGTGCTCAAAAAATATTAGTAATAATCGCAGCGTGTGGTATGGAAGTGTGCAGCCGATAATAAGCGGGTATCTCTCGCCGCTGCTGATGCTGTCGCTGGCCGTTTGCTTCCAGAGAAAGAAGACAAACTTCTGCTGCTTCCACTCCTCATTCACCGCCTTTACTCTCTCAGCAGGCGGGAgaagtgccttttttttaatgattaagtgaaacatattctttttttatacattcaATTAACCCTCACATTAAGTCGATGCCTGCAGTCTCAGACATCAGTTACTACAATGgaatttttctttattaatttcGCAAACTTCCGCCTTTTCCAGACAAACACGCGCGCACTAATGACCTCATGCTGAGAGGAGCACTGACTGCCAGCGGTCTCACTGTTGTCAAGGTTACCAACACAGCTGTCTGCAGCGCAGTGATGCCCCACAGTTTCATCTCCACTCTGTTTAtcactaaacacacaaacctaaGACAGAAAGTGAACATCCACTGCACACACTCCACTCAGGTTTCAACCGTCATCTGCTAAAACTGCATCCATataattgattttaattaagcccatttcttttttatattccCTTTAGTAATTTACTTAATCTCAATCCACAGGTCCATATGATTAGAATAGTCAATTTGATAGTAGGTATCATGTATATAAACAAACTGTTAAACAGCTAAATATACaacattaaaggtccagagaGGAACATTATGGTGCGGTTTTATAAGGTTTACAGAGAGAACATGAATAAATTACCCATATAAAATACAAACTGTTCAGCAGTGATCGCCATAGAATtagtcttttgtgtgttttatttaagggCCCTGCTTCAGGGAGGCTATCATCTTACAcccaaaccagccagagcatgcaCTGTGCATTGAGAAGTGGAAGCTTACTGGTCAGAGGAACACTATCTTTTGTGGTATGCGAAGGGAAACCAAGCTTCCCAACATACTTGAGAAAGAAAGGGGGAGTGGAATCCACCATTTGTGAGAATttagtctcaccagtagatgtcactaattttTACACATTGGGTCTTTTTGTTGCacaatgaagtcatttttaatacAGAGAGACAAATGAAGGCTGAGAGGCTCTCTTTTagcagtacttctcaaatagtgtaCCATCAGAGGCAGCGcgggacaacacacacagtggtgtcctcggggggcatgacagaaagtaattGAGAGCCACTGCTTTAATGCAAGGCTCTCAAATGAGAGACTCTCTTTGAGGAAGATTAAatactaaaagaaaaaatgagggagagacacagtTTTACACTCGCTTTGGATATTTTATTAAAAGTGGTGTCAGGTTtaatcttcctcctcctcctcttcatcctggTTGATCTGGAAGTAGCGCAGCTCATAGCTCTCCTTGGTGTTGGCCACAACCCTCAACCAGTCCCTGAGGTTGTTCTTTTTCAGATACTTCTTTGTCAGATACTTCAAGTACCTGAAAAACAGGGGAGAAGACAGAGTTAGCACAACCTTTGTGCCTAAAAGGTAGTTAATGTATACAATGAATAGTGTGTACAAAATTGAGGTATGACCATTCAATAATACAGTAAAACCATCTTGTATAGAGCCAGAAATACCACACTGTATGTTACCATATTCTAATAATATGATGACAGACCCTGTTCAGACTACATTACCAACATCTGTTATTTTTCTTAAGAAGAAGTGGTCCATCTAAGACCCCATTAAATCTTgatattaacatctgtcctgggTGATCTAATAACATGTGGACAGCACAAAGTGTGGCTGTTCAGACCTGACATGAACATAAGTAACAAAGTTTGTATTGTGTGTTATTCCACTTACCATAATATAGTACTGATGCCATTTATGGGGATTGCTGTATTTGGGGAAAGTATGGCTCTAGGTTGCGCTCTCTTAGAAGGTAGAAGATAAATGCCACAAGTAACAACAGGTGTTACAAGTGGGTTGCTGCATGATGAAGTGCTAAAAATGTCCATATATGGACAAGATGCACATCGTCAGTAAGCTAGTGGGCTAACTAGCCTTCATGCTAGTTAGTATATGTGGCTGTTCGGTACCGTGTGGAATCTGTCCTGCGTGAGCCACAGACTGACCAGTACGTATTCTGATCCAGATAATAAACAGTGACACAAATCACGAACACATCTCCTGCTCatcttcaataaaaaaaaacacatcattcagGAAATGCTTGAACCAGCCAGCTACAACCAAATGTCACTGTGCATGGTTAAACATTTGTCATCCTGTGACCATTTGTAACCGTCTCAGGCTAACCCTGAACACAAATCCACAATGACATTTCTGTTTGCAAgaacaaaattatatttataacaAGTTtaactgtacagatgtgtctaatgtcaatgtgtgtgtctgtcaaacaggaacaaacacatttaaaaagtagtgACTACCCACTTTGCTTGGTGTCCACCAGTCACCACATAGTAAGTGAAAATGAGACTGTGAGAAAATGGCTGAACAAAAATTCTCCATTACATCAAACCTTATACAGCCACATCTGTATTTAGCAAGGCTAAGGAGTACtcaatacattttattacagCAAATAAACCTGAATTTGTTTGGCGTCTTATCATTTTGTCGCCCTCTAAATTTATTGATAGAATTACACATTATCCTTTTGCattatttcatgtaaaaacatACTGCTTAGCATCTCTGAAAGACATGCAATAAGTGCATGAGTAATACACAGGGTAACTGTATACAAGTATATTTTATACCTCTTTGAGAAGGGAACCTCTGAGTTCACAGCAATTTTGCTCTTGCTCCTCTCAATGGacaccacaccaccaccaagGTTCCCGGCTTTGCCATTCACCTTGATGCGCTCCTGCAGGAACTGCTCCTGTAAGTGCAGAGGACACAACACACGTAATGGCATTTTTGACATTCGTAATCATGAACATAATTGGGTTTAAAACGCAGAACGGTTTCTAAAAGTAACTGACAGGTGAGGTGACATCTTGTTAGAATCCACTGTAAACAGCACTGGTATTACATggcattagggctgcaacataTCATCATGTTGTATATAGGAATGACAATAGGactttacataaataaatatacactgAAGCACAGCGTTTATGTTCTTCTAGGGTTCAAATCATGCATTATAAACCACTCTCTTGTTTCTGTGGGTCTAACATTTAAGTGAGATGAAAAGCTCAAACTCTCGACCGTCACAACGTGTCTGAATTGATCTACTCACAAAGTTGGCAGCATCCATGATGCCATCTTCAACAGGATGAGTGCAGTCCAGGGTAAACTTCAGGATTTGCTTCTTCCTCTTACCACCTTGTTTCCTGACCACCTGCTTTTTCtggaaaacatttacacaaacgttatttacacccacacacacacttacacacacgtATTGTTACGCAGCTAAAATTCAAACCATGTCAAGAAGTAGAGTTCTGATGCATTTAAGATAGTTTTACACACTGCGCCAGATGGCTCGCATTAACTGCTGCGAGCTAACGTTAGCACTAAACGTTAGCCCAACGTGGTGTGCACCGACGCCGTAAACATATCTGAATAAGGAACTtaaactgtcactgtcacatacATTTATAATCATAACACATGTACACTTCTGTCAGAGTCAAAGTGAAGCGGAATTACAGCGTTAATGTGCGTTTTTTTTGACCATTTCTGTACTCACAATCGGGGCCATGGCTGACACATTCAGCAAAAAGGAAGGGGGAAAGGTTGCGCAGGAAATATAATACCCCGCTGCACAATCGATCGCATTCTCATCGAGTCGTCTGGGATTGATTAAGAAATCCCTGTGcagttgtgtctctgtggacaaGTGTCATTCAGCCActtgtaatatattttttaaacacagaaaatatctcACAGCGTCATAAATACATCACTAACAATTTCAATATTTACATTATCTACTTCTGCCCAGCCTGCAATTTATCAACCAGGGGTAAACTGATAAATTAAGCAAGCTTAGTTGCTcttattaaatgttttcttcaaaCTCATTGTTACAAAAAAtatgacctctttttttttagttatttgagACCCACTGTATAAGCTTAACGAgtaaaatgaatataatttatgtcatattatactgtatatgggatcacacggtggtgtagtggttagcactctcaccttgcagcgagaagacccaggttcgagccccagttggaacaagggcctttctgcatggagtttgcatgttctccccgtgtgtgcgtgggttctctccgggttctccggcttcctcccacagtccaaaaacatgcaatgtggggattaggtgaattggacactctaaattgaccataggagtgagtgtgagagtgaatggttgtttgtctctagttgtgtgtggccctgcgatggactggcgaactgtccagggtgtaccccgcctatcgcccgatgtagctgagattggcacagcaccccccgcgaccctctggtggaggataaagcggtagatgatgactgactgactatactgtatatgtcataatttattttcatgataAGCAAAAAAGTATTTCTGTTTGTATTGTAGGATGCCCAATAATGTTCCCTTTGTTTCATTCCCCCTGGTTCAATACTCAAGGCATAATAAACAGTGTGGCATTAGAAATAGGACAAGTTTATCTACGGTAATAAAGAAAACTATGAGACACCAATATTAAATTTCCCCTTTGCACTCTAGTGACACGTGGGGGCTGGCATTAGGTGGGTGCTGTCAGCTGCCTGGCAGAGGGACCCCTTCAGCCCACTATTGAAGAGTTTCTGCATTGCTGTCATTCCTGCTGGGGGTAGCTGATAGCACCAGTGAAAGGTAAGACAGTGGCTCTCGTTGCTTTGTTCATTTACAGTAGCGTGTGTGAGAGGTATATGcagttttgcttttgttgaTGATGTCTTTGATGTTATTGTCTTGCCACCTgtggattgtttttatttactgaagtTCCATGCTCTTATCACACATCTGACAAGGTAAATATATGAGATTAAAAGATCCTCCTGTTTACTTTGATTATAATCTGACTGTCTTCATCTGTGTTTTAAGTCACAGTTGACTCGGCCGCTCTTATAATAAGTGGAAAATGTAGACTGTAATTCAATACTGTAACACATGCTCAGGCTTTTTTGGTAGGTGATGTGGTTATGTGGCCTCTTGATGTGACACACTCAGACTCTTTCATTGCTCTTCCATTACAGATGGCGGGAGGAATCTTCAACAGTTTGGATTATCAGTGTAACGTGGATTGCACAAACGTCCACCCTCTAGTTTGTCACCTGTGTCACGAGCAGTACCAGTCACCATGTCTGTTGGACTGTTACCACATCTTCTGTGCTCGATGCCTGCGAGGCCGAACGAGTGACAGCCGTCTCAGCTGCCCCCTCTGTGGGTAAGAGATAGCACTGTGGGTTTCATAAGGAGCCATTTagttgcacacacactcttgccagccactttgttaggtacaACTGTATTTTCATGCAAATACAGTATCTCATTGGAATtaatggcagcaactcaatgcattttGGTcaagttcaaaccaagcatctGAATGGTgaaaaaaggtgatttaagggattttgaatgtggttGCTTCTCATGCACAACCATGAGGTTAAAGAGAATGGTctggaaaaagaggaaatatccagtgagcagcagtttaaGCAGGGGTCAGCTCCCAGCAGtgactcaaataaccacttatTACAAAcaaggtatgcagaagaccatctctgaataCACAACACATCAAACATTAAAGCAGAATGGCTACGGCAGCAGTTTATTAATGGAAAGGTCTTTAATTTCTAAACAGTGTCAGTTAGATCCACTCTATGATTCAATGTTTTCTAAACTGTGACCTTAACAATAAGGTACATACCAAAAAGCATGTTATATTGCTTCAACCACAATTGTACTattattttaagaaataaaataccAAATTAATACTCAACACAATGTTTTGGTGTCTGAATAAGTTATGTAAGCCTTAATGTCAGCTGTGGTCCTGAAAGAAATGGAGGCCAAAAGTCAAGGA from Solea senegalensis isolate Sse05_10M linkage group LG4, IFAPA_SoseM_1, whole genome shotgun sequence includes these protein-coding regions:
- the rpl22 gene encoding 60S ribosomal protein L22, which translates into the protein MAPIKKQVVRKQGGKRKKQILKFTLDCTHPVEDGIMDAANFEQFLQERIKVNGKAGNLGGGVVSIERSKSKIAVNSEVPFSKRYLKYLTKKYLKKNNLRDWLRVVANTKESYELRYFQINQDEEEEEED